The nucleotide window GAAGAATTCTGCAATCTATTACATCTTCTGTCAATCCCCTCCAATTTTTTGCCCATGCAAAAGCCTGCAAATATGCCTCAAAATTGCACTCTGAAGAAACTTAAATGTGGGCTGATATTATGTATGCAATGAACATACTCAGTTCTTGTCCCTTTCACAGCTGTACGGTAGGCAGAAATACAACAGGATAAACCTTTCCAACCTCTGAATACCTACTTTAGGAGAAAGCCCAGCTGTTGAATATTTGCATAACCTATCTCCATTTGTAAATTTGTGATATCTCTAAAAATTCCCCCGCCCAAACTTCTGTCTGTGGTTCTGAATTGTAATAGTAAACAAATTCTATTTTTTTCCATTTGCACAGATATTAGGGTTGTTGAATATTTTGAGATGGAAAATCAAACTGTAATAACAGAGTTTATACTCTTGGGACTCTCCAGAGATCGACACCTAcaaatgtttttcttcttcttgttcctGATTATTTTTTTGGTAACGCTATTAGGAAACTCAGCAATCATGCTCGTGACCAGGACTGACTCTAGCCTTCAGAACCCCATGTTCTTCTTTCTCAGTCATTTAGCTTTTGCTGACATCTGCTATTCATCTGTTATTGTTCCCAAGATGTTAGAAAACCACATaggaaaacagaaaacaatttcCAAGGAAGGATGCATTGCACAGAGTCTCCTCATTTTCCAGGTTGCTGATGCGGAAGTATTCATCCTCGCAGCAATGGCTTATGACCGATATGTTGCTATATGTGACCCATTGCATTATACCACAGTCATGAAAAAAGAAATTTGCAGAAATCTAGTGAGTGGAGCGTGGGCTATGGGTTTCTtgtattcattaatgaatgcccTGTCTTTATTAAATTTTCATTTCTGCCAAAACAATATTATTATTGACAACTACAGCTGTGAGTTTCCTTCAGTCTTGGCCCTGTCTTGCACTCAGACCCTCACCAATTACATTGTTCTTCTTATATCTGTGTTGGTCTTTGGTTTCAGTCCTTTCCTCCTCACTCTCATCTCTTACACTTACATTATTTCCACAATCTTGAAGATTCGTTCAGCGGAAGGCAGGCGTAAAGCCTTCTCCACTTGCAGCTCCCACCTCATTGTGGTGGGGTTATACTACATTGCAGCTTTTTTCCGCTATATGAAGCCAAGTTCAGAATCACTCATGTATCTGGACAAAGTGATGTCTATCCAGTATAGTATATTAACTCCCATGTTAAACCCTATCATTTACAGCTTGAAAAACAAGGATATCCAAAATGCTCTGGCAAAAAAGTTTGGAAAGTGtaagttttttaaataaagttacTCTCTACTCTCTAGAAAAATGTACAGTACAATAAGTTATGATATTAAGGTTGTATAGATAATCACCATCTTAAGGGCAAAAAAGGAGAGCTgatgcttattttaaaaatgtcttctcTTAACACTCGAGGTAGACCCTGAAATCAAAGGGAATATATAAGGTCAggtcaaagaaaataaaaatgaatcttTGTGATATGTAGTCAAATTGCCAATGCATGtcatttacagaagaaattattGTTTTTTTGGTTGTTGCAGAAGAACATAGAAAGCAAGGTCCAGAATTCCACACTgcagggatgaggagcctgtggcgCTCTATGTACTGTttgactccaacacccatcagcctcaatcAGCATGATAGTCAGTGATGATGAAAGTTGAAgtctaacatcatctggagggtcacaggtctcCCATTCCTGCTGCAGTGACCAACAATATGTCCCTGGACATTCACAAATAGGATGTAATGTATGTCTTTTGACAAGTCATTTGATTTTCTACTTCGCTACCCTGTTTTCTATAAAATTGACATATGTGCGAGGAAAAGTgcggcaactgaatttggtattCATAGCTTAGATCCCAATCACTAACTCATATATAATTCGGTTTCCTGGGAAAGTCTGTTGCTTCCATCTAGTCTGGCACTGTGAATCCATCCAGTAGCCAACCAGCCAAATGTCTCTAGGAAGTTTACTAGCCAGGTTCAAGAACCTACGGCTTGTCTCCAGCGTCTGAGCCACATAGTTAAATTGTCACTGAACATAAGGCCAGGGAACGGAGGCCTGTGTCCCGCAAGATGGTGGATAACTTCTGTCatctctgacaattggccataCGTGCTGGGGTAATGTGAGTtgaagtccagtaacatctgaagagccaccaaTTCTCCATCCCTGTTATGAGTGTAACTGGGTTGTGAGGTTTTAGGTATGTTTTGGTGAGGAAACCTGAGGTAGGAGTGCCTAGTTATGTTATGTAGGACTTTAAAGGTGGGTAGGACATTGTAATCCATATCACTTTCATTCATAAATTCATactatttctgcattaatctgttagaaagtgtgcatttaaatatgtattaaacATACTTTTGAGCATGTTTtctcttaaaatatgcatttctaaatacaTCTTATTGCCAAGTTCACATTTCTGAGTGTATTTGATATCAAAATAAAAACGTTAGATATATtttgatactttttaaaaaagaaaatccacacATTAATCCAGTAGGTGCAGTTTGAGACATTTTGCATTGTAATTTGCTAATATATTCTTCAAGCATTTCTACTAGAGTATCCACATATTCTACAGCCATTAAAGCTATGatggctagctagctagctagctagatggGGCAAAATGCACACCTCACTATGACAACTGACCATTGTTAGGGTGACTTTTGTTCCCACCAAAAGTGGTGGGCTGCTCACCTCTGTACCCCGGGAAGGAGTGCGAGCTGAGAAGATTCCAATTACCTGTTCAGATTTCAGCCAGATACCAAGTAAAGACACACAtacacttcttgatcaaaaaggggGTCTCAAGCTTACACGGGCACAACAGCCCGGCAAGAATGAGAGCCCTGTTTATTTTCTGTTTCACCATTTTATAGGTTTTTCAAGCAAAATATTAGCAGACAGAATGTAACATAACATAGGAGATAAATAACAAACCGAAGCTACATCTCACTTGTATTTCAAAATCAGGATGTTGTTTCTTTGAAAATCAGAACTATGAACAGTATATTCTAAAATAAGAGTGAAGAAGGGGCTTGGATTTATGCTTTATGGGATCATAAACATGAGAACATGTATACAAAAGGATACATATGGCTCTGAAAGGGTCACCTTATCAGTAATAATACAGAACTCTATTGCTAAATTTCTAAGAGTATTCGGGGGAGGATTACAGACTTTTCATAGGAAAAGATACATGGGTGTGAAAGGACCACAGAGTGCAGGAAGAACAAAAGAGTTAAGGACAGCTGAGTGATTATCTTTTCAAAACAATGTTGTAGCCTCGTAGGCACCACTGAGATTGAATTCtcaaaagacagaaacaaaacttaGAGTGCTTGGTGCTCCCCACCCTTTCTGGATCCCACCGTCCTTTGCAACATTGGTTCATAGCTACCCAACAGTGGTTCTGAGTCTATACCCAGACCCAAGGCCCTATTTTTACCCAACAACTCCCCCCTTTCAGCACTGAGTGAACCCCTGTTCACTCAGTAAGCTGCATTCAATAGCATGTGAGGGCTCCTTTCCTTATACAGAACTTTGGGGTCAGTGTATTTTGTGGGCGATGTGTGATCACGTTGTGCTCAATTGCAAAGATGGTTGGGCATGTAGtatgtatattgagttccccaCTTACCATGTGTGGTCAATGTGAAAAGGAGGAGTCTCAGTGTGAGGACACCCCAGATAGGCATGTGTGCATATTTCTAACTGACACAAAAAAAACTTAGGCTCTTTCTAATGAACAATGGGATTAACTATGGGTGGGGGTGTATGAgccaaggaataagataacaCTTATGCAACAgcatttaactctgcccttgctttcctttgcacaaaacctctggaaccaTGCCATCAGGTGGGAGTGTGTGAGAGTTGGGGTGGGATCTATAGCTCTTGGCCTCATACCTCCTAGTCCACTTGAACTAAAATAGGGTAGCCAAGCCGTATCACTCCCCCGTTGAAGGGCCCACTTATACAGATGCCCTTCCACACCTCAGTCACGGTCTTGCTCCCGGGCTCTAATGCTGACTTCCATTTGGTGTAACTGTGTCATTTGAGGTTGGATCCATATCACAAGGGACAttaagacaaagattaaaattatttgaaatatcaaaatcaccacaatggggtgcataaACCTCCCTTGGCATTAtcaccccagccaaacagggaattccaccATCCATGTGCCTCTCTCTGTGTGAGCTTATCTATGGTATGGGTGACTGCATGACAATCCTGTGTTATCTGACGTGTAACTTGCACTTCTAAACATTGCACTATTCCTAACCATTGTTATGACAGAGTGGGAAACTAAACACATGGGCCAGAACTCTATACTGATAAACCCCACATCTGAAATCACTGAgggattaaaaaattaaaaaataaaaaaccatccTGGAAGCAAAACAGACATAACTTGAGAAAGGgcgtagtccctggcagtctcaaggaggcagtagtaagacctcttttaaagaaaccttctttggacccagatgtgttgaacaactatagaccggtggcgaatgtcccttttttgggcaaggttttggagcgggtggtcgctggccagctccaggcgctcttggatgaaaccgattatctggatccgtttcaatccggttttaggtccggttttggcactgaaacagccttggtcgccctgtatgatgacctttgtcgggagagggacagagggagtgtgactctgttgattctccttgatctctcagctgcttttgataccatcgaccatggtatccttctggggaggctcacggagttgggagttgggggcactgcttggcagtggttccactcctacttagcggatcgttgccagaaggtagtgcttggggaacattgcttgacaccctggactctccattgtggagtccctcaggggtcggttttgtcccctatgctctttaacatctacatgcagcctctgggtgctgtcatcaggagttttggagtgcgttgccatcagtacgctgatgacacgcagctctacttctccttttcaccttcttcaggtgaggctgttgatgtgctgaaccgttgcctgaccatgataatggactggatgagagctaataaactgaaactcaatccagacaagactgagacactgttagtaagctctttccctgcccagatggtggatgtttctcctgttctagatggggttacactccccttgaaggaacaggttcgtagtttgggggtcctttttgacccttccttgtcgcttgaggctcaagtggcctcggtggcacggaacgcgttctatCATCtttgcttagtagcccaactacgcccctatctggacagtgatgatctcgcctcagttgttcacgctctggtaacttctagactggattactgtaatgcgctctatgttgggctgcccttgaagactgttcggaaacttcagctagtgcaaaatgcggcagccaggttgctgacgaggaccaatcggtccgtgcatataacacctgtcctggctcgcttgcactggctacctatttgtttccgagccagattcaaggtgctggttttgacctataaagccttacatggtgtgggaccgcaataccttgtggaacgcctctcccactatgaacctacccgctcacttcattcagtatctaaggccctcctctgggtaccaactcaccaggatgcccagaggattgttactagatctagggcctttctgtggtggcccctgaactgtggaacagcttactggaggagatacacctggcgcctacggttctttcttttaggtgccaggttaagacctggttatactcccaggcattttaatgttcaatgtttttatgtttaatgttttagtttaattttgttgctttttattactgattttattctaatattgtattttaatcttgttttgtacactgcccagagagctattagctatgggcggtttagaaatgaaataaataaaataaataaataaataaataacatgtaaaTTATGAAAGGAAAGATAACAACGGTCAACACatccttaaaggacaatgcataaataaataattacattcaacattacaatggaaataataattaaaaaaaagtatcatGGTCTTGAAACATACTGCAGGCTTGTACAAAGTTCATCCTCAGGAAACCAGCTGgtcatgttcagtggaagctgtcaCTGAACTGCATGTATGGTTTGCCGATGTTAGGCAGAAAAACTGGAATAATGGAAAGAATaataattccccctccccccgagtgactgtgATAAAAGTTGCAAGCTTGCACAACATGGGACATCTTGCCAAAAGAAATAGTGGCGTCCATTGCAGGTTGATGGCCAAAGTAGACCTGCCAGTTTCTGTAGCTGGGgaagaatgaagcaggcctctatgctgttgCAGCGAATGCAGGAGGATGGTGCATCAGTTGCATAGCTATGTCCTGGCCCAAGCCGTTGGTactggcttcatgtcagtgatctgtgaggctccagtcaaaaatgcctgcaataagatctcctgtgacacacacacacaaagaaaatgttccttggggagaaaatGCTTCCTTTGCGAGAAAATGCttcagcacaggaaagaaaatataaaaataaaacacattcatGGCCACATATGAGACTTCTGAACAAAAGTGGCCAAACACCAAAATATTGTGTTGCAACTAACAATTTAGCTGCATTGAACCTTGCACTGAGTATTCCCATTAGTAGTaaagaaatgtaattaaaaaggtttcagacagacaaacacataaCAGGACTACACATTCTAAAAAACTTCGAATTTCCCTAGCCTCTGATCATGTACAGAGGTTGCATATAAAAGTAGCCACGGAAAGTAGCCTTTAGAAGGAAAGGAGGTTATTTAGGAGCTCCTACACACAGACCGGAGAAACAACTTTTAACAATTTAATGCATTGCCCGGGGATTGAGGAACTACAGTACcaggaaacaaaacaaatgcaaaaaaaaaaacaaattccttAGAAGATAAATATACCAATTAAGAGAAGGGAGCTCTGGAGGA belongs to Rhineura floridana isolate rRhiFlo1 chromosome 11, rRhiFlo1.hap2, whole genome shotgun sequence and includes:
- the LOC133367872 gene encoding olfactory receptor 8S1-like produces the protein MENQTVITEFILLGLSRDRHLQMFFFFLFLIIFLVTLLGNSAIMLVTRTDSSLQNPMFFFLSHLAFADICYSSVIVPKMLENHIGKQKTISKEGCIAQSLLIFQVADAEVFILAAMAYDRYVAICDPLHYTTVMKKEICRNLVSGAWAMGFLYSLMNALSLLNFHFCQNNIIIDNYSCEFPSVLALSCTQTLTNYIVLLISVLVFGFSPFLLTLISYTYIISTILKIRSAEGRRKAFSTCSSHLIVVGLYYIAAFFRYMKPSSESLMYLDKVMSIQYSILTPMLNPIIYSLKNKDIQNALAKKFGKCKFFK